One Alteromonas sp. KC3 DNA segment encodes these proteins:
- a CDS encoding methyl-accepting chemotaxis protein: MNFLKKMPIATKIFLIPGIAALSFIVYLLITVFTALNNGATLEKVQKVQYPALQLSASTLVEMQKVRDTLASAVTTGDQDTLSVAQDLAQEAKSGLNQIANISSDFRSDISRISSGFDDYFKVAFDVSQSMIDGTADFSRLGELSSQMNNSYDGVIASMTRFRDEQEAAFEEAFENTDTANTSLISTGVILAIVVTILLFATAIPIVRGIKQSIDDVVRSLKDIAQENGDLTVRIDTKSEDEIGELVYWFNQFMDKLQGVVRDVVEASLPLSNLAQNLRGVTEETQRTIDVQQQSATNAKRAVDTMSGSVDGVAHSAAQAANDANEATTAAGEGRKIVQQTVTSIQQLAENVRETADVIARLEADSNKVGSVLDVIKGIAEQTNLLALNAAIEAARAGEQGRGFAVVADEVRTLASRTQQSTEEIQSTIEQLQNAAHSAVEVMSRGTEQATSSVETANKAGSSLETITSTIGRINQMNEQIAHNTEDQRTVAVDIVRHVDEIHQRTEQTASRSGELGSMCNELADLAQHLESIAKQFRV, translated from the coding sequence ATGAACTTTCTGAAGAAAATGCCAATTGCGACGAAGATATTCCTGATTCCAGGGATCGCGGCGCTAAGTTTTATTGTTTATTTACTTATTACTGTATTTACTGCGCTAAATAACGGCGCTACCTTGGAAAAGGTGCAGAAAGTTCAGTACCCGGCGCTCCAGTTGTCAGCGTCAACGCTGGTTGAAATGCAAAAAGTGCGAGATACCCTAGCGAGCGCGGTAACCACAGGTGACCAAGACACCTTATCGGTAGCACAAGACCTTGCGCAAGAAGCTAAATCAGGTCTTAATCAAATTGCCAACATCAGCTCTGATTTTCGCTCTGATATTTCACGAATCTCTTCAGGGTTCGATGACTATTTTAAAGTCGCTTTTGACGTTTCTCAGTCGATGATCGATGGTACCGCCGACTTTAGTCGTTTAGGCGAGTTGTCATCGCAGATGAACAATTCTTACGACGGTGTTATTGCGTCGATGACGCGTTTTAGAGACGAGCAAGAAGCCGCTTTCGAAGAAGCGTTTGAAAACACCGATACCGCCAACACTTCACTTATAAGTACCGGTGTCATTTTGGCAATCGTTGTTACTATTTTATTGTTTGCGACTGCAATTCCCATTGTGCGTGGTATCAAGCAGAGCATTGATGATGTGGTTCGCTCGCTTAAAGATATAGCGCAAGAAAATGGTGACCTCACGGTGCGTATCGATACCAAAAGCGAAGATGAAATTGGTGAACTTGTTTATTGGTTCAACCAATTCATGGACAAACTACAGGGTGTTGTTCGCGACGTAGTTGAAGCAAGTTTACCGCTTTCAAACCTTGCCCAAAATCTGCGAGGCGTTACCGAAGAGACACAGCGTACCATTGATGTACAGCAGCAGTCTGCAACCAACGCAAAACGCGCAGTTGATACCATGAGTGGCTCTGTAGATGGCGTTGCTCACAGTGCAGCGCAAGCGGCAAACGACGCGAATGAAGCTACAACCGCTGCAGGCGAAGGGCGCAAAATCGTACAACAGACGGTGACCAGCATTCAGCAGTTAGCGGAAAATGTACGCGAAACTGCAGATGTTATTGCGCGCCTTGAAGCTGATTCAAACAAAGTTGGCTCTGTGCTTGATGTTATTAAAGGTATTGCAGAGCAAACCAACTTACTTGCGCTTAATGCTGCAATCGAGGCTGCTCGTGCAGGTGAACAAGGACGCGGATTTGCGGTAGTTGCCGATGAAGTGCGTACTTTGGCGTCAAGAACGCAGCAATCGACAGAAGAGATTCAAAGCACTATTGAGCAACTTCAAAACGCTGCACATTCTGCAGTGGAAGTTATGTCTCGCGGTACTGAGCAAGCTACAAGCAGTGTAGAAACAGCGAATAAAGCAGGCAGTAGCTTAGAAACTATTACCAGCACAATTGGTCGTATTAATCAGATGAACGAGCAAATAGCTCACAATACTGAAGACCAGCGCACTGTGGCCGTTGATATTGTACGCCATGTTGATGAAATTCATCAGCGTACTGAGCAAACCGCGAGTCGTTCTGGAGAGCTTGGTAGCATGTGTAACGAACTTGCTGACCTAGCGCAACATCTCGAGTCAATTGCTAAGCAGTTCAGAGTGTAA
- the rpoD gene encoding RNA polymerase sigma factor RpoD gives MAQSKQSQIKLLIAKGKEQGYLTFAEVNDHLPQDIVDSDQIEDIIRMINDMGIQVSESAPDADELLMQEANADEDAAEAAAQALATVESEIGRTTDPVRMYMREMGTVELLTREGEIEIAKRIEDGINQVQCSVAEYPEAITYLLDQWDLYEAEEIRLSDIISGFVDPNDDQDLAPTATHVGSELSEEELDDEDDDSDDDDSEEDDSGVDPELARERFAELREQYQKTRTVIEKKGRAHADAREQINALSDVFKEFRLVPKQFDRMVRNMREMMDKVRIQERLVMKFCVVNAKMPKKDFIKAFAGNETSSAWLHEAVKSGAPYAAELAVNQEEIERCISKMNQVEQETGLVIADIKDINRRMSIGEAKARRAKKEMVEANLRLVISIAKKYTNRGLQFLDLIQEGNIGLMKAVDKFEYRRGYKFSTYATWWIRQAITRSIADQARTIRIPVHMIETINKLNRISRQMLQEMGREPTPEELSERMLMPEDKIRKVLKIAKEPISMETPIGDDEDSHLGDFIEDSTIIQPLDSATGGSLKDATQEVLAGLTAREAKVLRMRFGIDMNTDHTLEEVGKQFDVTRERIRQIEAKALRKLRHPSRSEQLRSFLDE, from the coding sequence ATGGCGCAAAGCAAGCAGTCTCAGATTAAACTCCTGATTGCAAAAGGTAAAGAGCAAGGTTACTTAACCTTTGCAGAAGTAAACGACCACCTGCCGCAAGATATTGTCGATTCTGATCAAATCGAAGACATAATCCGCATGATTAACGACATGGGAATTCAAGTTTCTGAATCAGCTCCTGATGCAGATGAACTTCTCATGCAAGAAGCGAATGCCGATGAAGATGCAGCGGAAGCTGCTGCTCAAGCACTTGCTACCGTAGAAAGTGAAATAGGCCGCACTACAGACCCTGTTCGTATGTATATGCGTGAAATGGGTACGGTTGAGCTATTAACACGCGAGGGCGAGATTGAAATCGCCAAGCGTATTGAAGATGGTATTAACCAAGTTCAGTGTTCAGTTGCTGAATACCCTGAAGCCATCACTTATCTTCTTGACCAGTGGGACCTTTACGAAGCTGAAGAGATTCGCTTAAGCGATATAATCTCTGGTTTTGTTGATCCTAACGACGATCAAGATTTAGCACCAACAGCGACACACGTTGGCTCAGAGTTGTCTGAAGAAGAACTCGACGACGAAGATGATGACAGCGATGACGATGATAGTGAAGAAGATGATAGCGGCGTAGATCCAGAATTGGCGCGCGAGCGCTTTGCTGAGCTACGTGAGCAATATCAAAAAACACGCACTGTTATCGAGAAGAAAGGTCGTGCTCACGCTGACGCTCGCGAGCAAATTAACGCGCTAAGCGACGTGTTTAAAGAATTCCGATTAGTACCTAAGCAGTTTGATCGCATGGTAAGAAACATGCGTGAAATGATGGACAAAGTGCGTATTCAAGAACGCCTTGTTATGAAGTTCTGCGTGGTAAATGCAAAAATGCCTAAGAAAGATTTTATTAAGGCATTTGCAGGCAACGAAACATCTTCTGCTTGGTTACATGAAGCAGTTAAATCAGGTGCGCCTTACGCCGCTGAACTTGCGGTAAACCAAGAAGAAATTGAACGTTGTATTAGCAAGATGAACCAAGTAGAACAGGAAACTGGCTTGGTTATCGCAGATATCAAAGATATCAACCGTCGCATGTCAATCGGCGAGGCAAAAGCACGCCGTGCGAAGAAAGAGATGGTTGAAGCGAACTTACGTCTAGTAATTTCGATTGCGAAAAAGTACACCAACCGCGGTCTTCAATTCCTTGACCTTATTCAAGAAGGTAACATTGGTCTAATGAAGGCGGTTGATAAGTTCGAATACCGTCGAGGTTATAAGTTCTCAACTTATGCAACATGGTGGATTCGTCAGGCGATCACACGTTCAATTGCGGACCAAGCACGTACTATTCGTATTCCGGTTCACATGATTGAAACGATCAACAAACTTAATCGAATTTCACGCCAAATGCTTCAGGAAATGGGTCGTGAGCCTACTCCTGAAGAGTTGTCTGAGCGTATGTTGATGCCAGAAGACAAGATTCGTAAAGTACTTAAAATCGCGAAAGAGCCAATCTCGATGGAAACTCCCATCGGTGATGATGAAGATTCACATCTTGGCGACTTTATCGAGGATAGCACGATTATTCAGCCCCTCGATTCTGCAACAGGCGGAAGCTTGAAAGACGCAACACAAGAAGTATTAGCGGGCCTTACTGCGCGTGAAGCGAAAGTGTTACGTATGCGTTTTGGTATCGATATGAACACCGACCACACGCTTGAAGAAGTAGGTAAGCAATTTGACGTAACCCGTGAGCGTATTCGTCAGATTGAAGCCAAAGCACTTCGCAAGCTTCGCCACCCAAGCCGCTCTGAGCAGCTACGAAGCTTCCTAGACGAGTAA
- the dnaG gene encoding DNA primase, whose translation MAGKIPRDFIDDLLSRTDVVEVVDSRVKLKKAGKNYQACCPFHNEKSPSFTVSQDKQFYHCFGCGAHGNAISFIMEFDRLEFVEAIEELARYHGLEVPREKGSRPAMSEEKKQQQQDDYAVMEQVTRFFQHQLRQNSNSKKAIDYLKNRGLSGDIVKQWEIGYAPDSWDALLKTFGTDPQRIKQLVDLKLVNRNDQGRTYDFFRDRIMFPIRDKRGRVVGFGGRVLDDGGPKYLNSPETRIFHKGSELFGFYSARQQNRTLDTVVIVEGYMDVVALSQFDINIATAALGTATTPEHIQMLVRATSHIVCCYDGDRAGREAAWRALENALPALKDGVRLSFLFLPDGEDPDTMVRQVGKDAFMGMLDKAMPLSRFFFENLLKTHNVGTPEGKIALKKAAMPLIESVLGDDQKQMLLEELAKHTGEFDRFKLQQDITRANQGAKHAFSPNRTQVNKPKLSPLRMLIRLLLDKPELASRCEDVQIGIFAGSQAAGMDLLRDIHAYCEANPRANTAQLVENFRGHPHSTTIAKLLLQEHLVKDEDAERVYNDSFARLLDGHFDSRIETLISRSRVQPLTKAEKEELTLLMRERQKS comes from the coding sequence ATGGCCGGAAAAATACCTCGCGATTTCATTGATGACTTACTCTCTCGTACCGATGTGGTAGAAGTAGTAGATAGTCGAGTTAAACTCAAAAAAGCTGGCAAGAACTACCAAGCCTGTTGCCCTTTTCACAATGAAAAATCCCCTTCATTTACCGTTAGCCAAGACAAACAGTTCTACCACTGCTTTGGATGTGGGGCCCATGGAAATGCCATTTCGTTCATCATGGAATTTGACCGACTTGAGTTTGTTGAAGCCATAGAAGAGCTGGCGCGCTATCACGGCCTTGAAGTACCGCGAGAAAAAGGTAGCCGTCCAGCGATGAGTGAGGAAAAAAAGCAACAACAGCAAGACGACTATGCCGTAATGGAGCAAGTTACTCGCTTTTTTCAGCATCAGCTACGACAAAATAGCAACAGCAAAAAAGCTATCGACTACCTCAAGAATCGTGGGCTTAGTGGCGATATTGTAAAGCAATGGGAAATTGGCTATGCGCCCGATAGTTGGGATGCTCTGTTAAAAACCTTTGGTACTGATCCACAACGTATCAAGCAACTCGTGGATTTAAAGCTAGTTAATCGCAACGACCAAGGTCGCACATACGACTTCTTTCGCGATCGTATTATGTTTCCGATACGCGATAAACGCGGTCGAGTCGTTGGCTTTGGTGGTCGTGTTCTTGATGATGGTGGTCCAAAATACTTGAACTCACCTGAAACGCGAATATTTCACAAAGGCAGTGAGCTGTTTGGATTCTATTCTGCGCGTCAGCAAAATCGTACGCTAGACACTGTAGTCATTGTTGAAGGCTATATGGATGTAGTGGCGTTAAGCCAATTTGACATCAATATTGCAACTGCGGCACTTGGAACAGCCACAACGCCTGAGCACATCCAAATGTTAGTCCGCGCCACGTCGCACATAGTATGCTGCTATGATGGTGACCGTGCGGGACGTGAGGCAGCATGGCGCGCACTTGAAAATGCATTACCAGCTTTAAAGGATGGTGTTCGCCTATCGTTTCTATTTCTACCCGATGGTGAAGACCCAGACACTATGGTTCGCCAAGTGGGTAAAGACGCCTTTATGGGTATGTTGGATAAGGCAATGCCGTTATCTCGTTTCTTCTTTGAAAATTTATTAAAAACCCACAACGTAGGTACCCCTGAAGGCAAAATTGCGCTCAAAAAAGCCGCCATGCCACTTATTGAAAGCGTTTTGGGTGACGATCAGAAACAAATGCTACTAGAAGAACTTGCCAAACATACTGGTGAGTTTGATCGCTTTAAACTGCAACAAGACATTACGCGTGCCAATCAAGGTGCTAAACACGCATTTTCACCTAACCGTACGCAGGTGAATAAACCAAAGCTGTCGCCGCTACGCATGCTAATTCGGCTACTATTGGACAAACCTGAACTGGCATCACGCTGCGAAGATGTGCAAATAGGTATTTTTGCCGGCAGCCAAGCAGCAGGAATGGATTTGCTGCGCGATATTCACGCTTATTGCGAGGCAAATCCAAGAGCAAATACTGCACAGCTTGTTGAAAATTTCCGCGGTCATCCCCACTCTACTACTATCGCGAAATTATTGTTACAAGAACACTTGGTAAAAGACGAGGATGCTGAACGGGTTTATAACGACAGCTTCGCTCGCTTACTTGACGGGCATTTCGATAGCCGAATTGAAACCTTAATTTCACGCTCGCGGGTTCAGCCGCTCACTAAAGCGGAAAAAGAGGAACTGACCCTGCTCATGAGGGAAAGGCAGAAAAGTTAA
- a CDS encoding GatB/YqeY domain-containing protein, which produces MALIDDLKEAQKDAMRAKDKVRLGTIRMALAAIKQKEIDEQITLDDSAILAVLTKMVKQRQDAAAQYDAANRDDLASIEREEITHIEGFLPQPLTDDELNALIDETMTATGASGMQDMGKVMGALKPQVQGRTDMGALSAKIKARLNA; this is translated from the coding sequence ATGGCACTAATTGATGATTTAAAAGAAGCACAGAAAGACGCAATGCGCGCGAAAGATAAAGTGCGTTTAGGCACCATTCGCATGGCACTTGCTGCTATCAAGCAAAAAGAAATTGATGAGCAAATTACATTAGATGATAGTGCTATCTTAGCGGTATTGACCAAAATGGTTAAGCAGCGCCAAGACGCCGCAGCACAATATGATGCGGCTAATCGCGATGATCTTGCTAGCATTGAGCGTGAAGAAATTACCCATATTGAAGGCTTTTTACCTCAGCCGTTAACCGACGATGAGCTAAACGCACTTATCGATGAAACGATGACCGCGACTGGCGCGTCTGGTATGCAGGATATGGGTAAAGTAATGGGCGCACTTAAGCCGCAAGTACAAGGCCGTACGGATATGGGCGCACTAAGCGCTAAAATTAAGGCTCGCCTTAACGCTTAA
- the rpsU gene encoding 30S ribosomal protein S21 yields the protein MPIVKVRENEPFDVALRRFKRSCEKAGVLSEVRRREFFEKPTWERKRKKAAAKKRHLKKLARENARRVKLY from the coding sequence ATGCCTATCGTTAAAGTTAGAGAAAACGAGCCGTTTGATGTGGCGCTGCGTCGTTTTAAGCGTTCTTGTGAAAAAGCAGGTGTTCTTTCTGAAGTTCGTCGTCGTGAATTCTTCGAAAAACCAACTTGGGAACGCAAGCGCAAGAAAGCTGCCGCTAAAAAGCGTCATCTTAAGAAGCTAGCTCGTGAAAACGCACGTCGCGTAAAACTCTACTAA
- the tsaD gene encoding tRNA (adenosine(37)-N6)-threonylcarbamoyltransferase complex transferase subunit TsaD has product MRILGIETSCDETGIAVYDDAQGLLSHELYSQVKLHADYGGVVPELASRDHVRKIIPLIEKAMEDANTTPDQIDGVAFTQGPGLVGALLVGSSVGRSLAYAWNVPAVGVHHMEGHLLAPMLEEEAPAFPFVALLVSGGHSMLVKVEGIGQYEVLGESIDDAAGEAFDKTAKLLGLDYPGGPLLAKLAEQGEAGHYKFPRPMTDRPGLDFSFSGLKTFAANTIRDADLSGSDAEQIKANIAYAFQEAVVDTLIIKCKRALKQTGMKRLVIAGGVSANTMLRAQMKSLMNDLKGEVFYPSLAYCTDNGAMIAYAGMQRLKAGEVLGLSSQAKPRWPLDTLNAI; this is encoded by the coding sequence ATGCGTATATTAGGAATTGAAACATCGTGTGACGAAACTGGCATTGCCGTTTATGACGACGCGCAGGGCTTATTGTCTCACGAATTGTATAGCCAGGTTAAGCTGCATGCCGATTACGGTGGTGTTGTGCCTGAGCTGGCATCGCGCGATCACGTGCGCAAGATCATTCCTCTTATTGAAAAAGCAATGGAAGATGCCAATACAACGCCAGATCAAATTGATGGCGTAGCGTTTACGCAAGGCCCCGGACTTGTAGGGGCACTCTTGGTTGGCTCATCGGTTGGACGTTCATTGGCGTACGCGTGGAATGTACCTGCTGTAGGGGTTCACCACATGGAAGGGCATTTGCTAGCGCCCATGTTAGAAGAGGAGGCGCCCGCGTTTCCTTTTGTTGCCCTATTAGTATCTGGTGGCCACTCTATGTTGGTTAAAGTTGAGGGAATAGGTCAGTATGAGGTGCTTGGTGAATCAATAGATGATGCCGCTGGCGAGGCCTTCGACAAGACGGCAAAGCTACTTGGCCTTGATTATCCTGGTGGTCCTTTATTAGCAAAGTTAGCCGAACAGGGTGAAGCAGGTCACTACAAGTTTCCGCGTCCGATGACAGATAGACCTGGGCTCGATTTCAGTTTCAGTGGTCTTAAAACGTTTGCTGCCAATACCATTCGCGACGCAGACTTAAGCGGCAGTGATGCAGAGCAAATAAAAGCGAATATTGCCTATGCCTTTCAAGAAGCAGTGGTTGATACCCTTATTATTAAATGCAAGCGCGCCCTTAAACAAACCGGCATGAAGCGTTTAGTTATTGCTGGCGGTGTTAGTGCAAATACTATGCTGCGCGCACAAATGAAATCATTAATGAACGACCTAAAGGGTGAGGTGTTCTATCCAAGTTTGGCATACTGCACTGACAATGGCGCTATGATAGCCTACGCTGGCATGCAGCGATTAAAAGCAGGCGAAGTACTGGGCTTATCTTCACAAGCTAAACCAAGATGGCCTCTTGATACACTTAATGCCATTTAA
- a CDS encoding alkaline phosphatase family protein, which translates to MKAIKVSRIWGWCCFFWCSIFWCLSASAQIASEGNTSPLGSHRNKDAQQHVVLISLDGFRHDYIELHDATNLKRIAKNGVRADAMTPVYPANTFPNHISLVTGLLPKHHGIVNNRFYDKSRPVDGGYAHYKMGYGRMDSTWITAVPLWNLAEFHGLKAATFFWPESDARISGALPTYHFHYSKYADYQQRVEQIMQWLNLPEVSRPRFIAGYFSLTDTVGHDEGPLSEKTKHAVQKVDALIGQLYDRIQALDIAVNLVVVSDHGMTPLDESQFIEVDTLNIPDDFLVENEGAQLLIYAREEISADEIAHEKARLTAIAKGRFTVLDSTMRAARSMEVDRRTGDILLEVAPPARFVNDANNYSSKGGHGYLNTLPDMGATFVASGPAFKKHKRIARFSNLELYPALAKILGITPITTIDGKLDVLSGGLTL; encoded by the coding sequence ATGAAAGCGATAAAAGTCAGTCGGATTTGGGGTTGGTGTTGCTTCTTTTGGTGTAGCATATTTTGGTGTCTGTCGGCGTCTGCACAGATTGCCAGCGAGGGTAATACCTCACCCCTTGGCTCTCACCGAAATAAAGATGCCCAACAACACGTAGTGCTCATTTCTCTTGATGGATTCAGGCACGATTACATAGAGCTTCACGACGCGACAAACCTCAAACGAATAGCTAAAAACGGGGTAAGGGCTGATGCAATGACGCCTGTCTATCCGGCTAATACCTTCCCAAATCATATTTCGTTAGTCACAGGTTTGTTACCCAAGCACCACGGTATAGTAAATAATCGGTTTTATGATAAGTCTCGCCCCGTTGATGGGGGCTATGCACACTATAAAATGGGCTATGGTAGAATGGATAGTACATGGATAACGGCTGTACCTTTGTGGAACCTAGCTGAATTTCATGGCTTAAAAGCCGCTACCTTTTTTTGGCCCGAGTCTGATGCTCGTATTTCCGGTGCCCTGCCGACCTATCATTTCCATTACTCAAAATATGCCGATTATCAACAGCGTGTAGAGCAGATAATGCAGTGGCTAAATTTACCAGAGGTGTCTCGTCCTCGGTTTATTGCTGGCTACTTTTCGCTAACTGATACGGTAGGGCATGATGAAGGACCCCTATCAGAGAAAACGAAACACGCGGTGCAGAAAGTTGATGCGTTAATAGGGCAACTTTATGACCGTATACAAGCGTTAGATATTGCAGTTAACTTGGTCGTCGTATCAGACCATGGCATGACGCCACTTGATGAATCGCAATTTATTGAAGTGGACACACTCAATATTCCCGATGATTTTCTTGTGGAAAACGAAGGTGCTCAGTTATTAATTTACGCTCGGGAAGAGATTAGCGCAGATGAGATAGCACATGAAAAAGCGCGACTTACTGCTATTGCTAAGGGTCGATTTACGGTGCTTGATAGCACTATGCGCGCTGCTCGCAGCATGGAAGTAGACAGAAGAACAGGTGATATTCTTCTTGAAGTGGCGCCACCGGCACGCTTTGTTAATGATGCAAACAATTATTCCAGCAAAGGCGGCCACGGTTACTTAAATACGCTGCCCGATATGGGAGCAACGTTCGTTGCTTCAGGCCCCGCTTTTAAAAAACATAAGCGCATTGCACGATTTAGCAATTTAGAGTTGTACCCTGCACTGGCTAAAATACTGGGTATTACGCCTATTACTACCATTGATGGCAAGTTAGACGTGCTCAGTGGTGGTCTTACTCTTTAA
- the plsY gene encoding glycerol-3-phosphate 1-O-acyltransferase PlsY encodes MISLTILMIAVAYLFGSLSSAVVISRAFGLPDPRTAGSKNPGATNVYRLGGRIPALLVLVMDILKGTIPVYGSYFLGIEPVLLGVIAIAACLGHIFPLYFGFEGGKAVATAFGAMLPIGLDLAGLLILCWIAVVFLTGYSSLGAILAVSLAPLFTYWIKPLYTIPVAMLSLLIVLRHKDNIARLLAGNESKVWDKGNIKE; translated from the coding sequence ATGATTTCATTAACCATTTTAATGATAGCGGTCGCTTATCTTTTCGGCTCACTGTCCAGTGCAGTGGTGATCAGTCGCGCATTTGGTTTACCTGACCCCCGCACGGCAGGCTCTAAGAACCCAGGTGCTACCAATGTCTATCGATTAGGAGGGCGTATTCCGGCCCTGTTAGTTCTGGTAATGGATATTTTAAAAGGCACGATCCCTGTTTATGGCAGCTATTTTCTAGGCATTGAACCCGTGTTGCTCGGCGTTATCGCCATTGCTGCGTGTCTTGGTCATATCTTTCCACTGTATTTCGGTTTTGAAGGTGGGAAAGCCGTGGCAACTGCATTTGGCGCTATGCTACCTATAGGTCTAGATTTGGCGGGCTTATTGATTCTATGTTGGATTGCTGTGGTATTTTTGACCGGTTATTCGTCGCTTGGGGCTATTTTAGCGGTATCGCTTGCCCCCCTATTTACCTACTGGATCAAACCTCTTTACACCATACCCGTGGCAATGCTGTCCCTGTTAATTGTCTTGCGCCACAAAGACAACATAGCCCGCCTATTGGCAGGCAATGAAAGTAAAGTGTGGGATAAAGGCAATATTAAAGAGTAA
- the folB gene encoding dihydroneopterin aldolase, protein MGKIYITGLSVDTLIGVYDWERVRNTELLLDVILDVDLRAAMQSDDVNDTVDYAKVAECIVNVGKESQFELLEAFGSKVMDAVLTQFSVAAITLKIVKPDILPNAKTVAVEMRREQS, encoded by the coding sequence ATGGGAAAAATTTATATAACCGGGTTGTCAGTCGACACACTCATTGGCGTATATGACTGGGAACGCGTTCGCAATACCGAGTTATTGCTTGATGTTATCTTGGATGTCGATTTGCGCGCAGCCATGCAATCTGATGATGTCAACGATACAGTCGATTACGCAAAAGTGGCTGAATGTATTGTCAATGTAGGTAAAGAGAGTCAGTTTGAATTATTAGAAGCGTTTGGCAGTAAAGTGATGGATGCCGTTCTAACACAGTTTTCAGTTGCTGCTATTACCTTGAAGATTGTTAAGCCGGATATCTTGCCCAATGCAAAAACGGTTGCGGTTGAGATGAGGCGAGAGCAGTCTTAA
- the folK gene encoding 2-amino-4-hydroxy-6-hydroxymethyldihydropteridine diphosphokinase, which yields MSKHVILISIGSNIDREHYTRRSLSALKQHFDDVSVSSVYESEAVGFNGSPFYNLVARATTLMDIESVCSTLKTIEKDNGRVHSDKKFCARTLDLDLLTYDSKVTTQPIVLPREEICYNAFVLWPLAELVPNERHPEIQKTYAQMWDAFDKQKQQLRPIDFTWS from the coding sequence ATGTCCAAACACGTTATTCTTATCAGTATTGGCTCAAACATTGATAGAGAGCATTACACCCGCCGGTCATTATCGGCCCTAAAACAGCACTTTGACGATGTCAGCGTATCGTCAGTGTATGAGAGCGAAGCGGTAGGGTTCAATGGTAGTCCGTTTTACAATCTGGTTGCGAGGGCAACCACATTGATGGATATTGAGTCAGTATGCTCAACATTGAAAACCATTGAGAAAGACAATGGGCGCGTGCACAGTGACAAAAAGTTCTGCGCGCGCACGCTTGATTTAGACTTGCTGACTTATGACAGTAAAGTCACTACGCAACCTATAGTGCTACCCAGAGAAGAAATTTGTTATAACGCGTTCGTACTCTGGCCACTTGCTGAGCTTGTGCCTAACGAGCGTCACCCAGAAATACAAAAAACCTATGCCCAAATGTGGGATGCATTCGATAAACAAAAACAACAGCTTCGGCCTATTGACTTTACGTGGAGTTAA
- a CDS encoding undecaprenyl-diphosphate phosphatase produces MTLFEIIILAIIQGVTEFLPISSSGHLLLPAELFGWVSQGLAFDVAVHVGSLLAVMIYFRQEIGQMTVAWVTQGFTKQQSTDSKLAWYVIIATIPAVIIGFLMKGWIEDNARTALVISGTTILFGLLLWYADATAKREQELEGLTFKQAVFIGLAQVLALIPGTSRSGITMTAGLMLGLKREACARFSFLLSIPVILGAGLLATLDLLNANEAVDWSALLYGAAFSFVSAYLCIYLFLSWISRIGMLPFVIYRLALGAVLLWFVFA; encoded by the coding sequence ATGACACTTTTTGAAATTATAATTCTGGCAATTATTCAAGGCGTTACAGAGTTTCTACCCATTAGCAGCTCAGGCCACCTATTGTTACCCGCTGAACTATTTGGTTGGGTGAGTCAGGGGCTTGCGTTTGATGTTGCGGTGCACGTGGGAAGTCTACTTGCGGTCATGATTTATTTTCGTCAAGAAATCGGCCAAATGACAGTTGCATGGGTTACTCAAGGGTTTACTAAACAGCAATCAACAGATAGTAAGTTAGCATGGTATGTCATTATTGCGACTATTCCAGCAGTGATAATCGGCTTTTTAATGAAAGGCTGGATAGAGGATAACGCCCGCACGGCACTGGTTATTTCGGGAACGACTATTCTTTTCGGTTTGTTACTGTGGTACGCCGATGCAACCGCAAAGCGAGAGCAAGAACTTGAAGGTCTTACTTTTAAGCAAGCGGTATTTATAGGTCTAGCACAAGTGCTTGCGCTCATTCCGGGCACCTCGCGATCAGGTATAACCATGACAGCCGGGCTTATGCTTGGGCTTAAACGGGAAGCCTGTGCGCGTTTCTCTTTTTTGCTTTCTATACCCGTCATCTTAGGGGCTGGGCTACTTGCAACACTTGATTTATTAAATGCCAATGAAGCCGTAGATTGGTCTGCTTTATTGTACGGCGCAGCGTTTTCTTTCGTGAGCGCTTATTTGTGTATTTATCTATTTTTGAGTTGGATATCGCGTATTGGCATGTTGCCTTTTGTTATCTATCGCCTTGCGTTAGGTGCTGTATTGCTATGGTTTGTTTTTGCATAA